A DNA window from Selenomonas sp. oral taxon 126 contains the following coding sequences:
- a CDS encoding glycoside hydrolase family 1 protein, protein MAFPKAFLWGGAVAANQCEGAYNADGKGIDIQDIMPRGIMGAPTEEPTADNLKLTAIDFYHRYKEDIALFAEMGFKVFRTSIAWSRIYPNGDDAEPNEAGLQFYDDLFDECRKYGIEPLVTISHYETPLHLAKAYNGWMSHDLIGFYERYVRTIFTRYRGKVKYWLTFNEINSVLHEPLLSGGILTPKDELSLQDLYQACHHEFVASALATRIGHEIIPEAQIGCMILAMPTYPLTPAPEDMIAVMRAEHFNDFFGDMHVRGIYPGYMKRYFRENGIEIRATEEELQLLREHTVDFVSFSYYVSICEGAGGTAGGGNLLGGKKNPYLKASEWGWQIDPQGLRLVLNRYYDRWQKPLFIVENGLGAKDELVADGAGGMTVEDDYRISYLNDHLVQVEEAIADGVPVMGYTTWGCIDLVSASTAQMSKRYGFIYVDRNDDGTGTLARYRKKSFAWYREVIATNGESLRR, encoded by the coding sequence ATGGCATTTCCAAAGGCGTTTCTCTGGGGCGGAGCGGTCGCGGCGAACCAGTGCGAGGGCGCGTACAATGCGGACGGCAAGGGCATCGACATTCAGGACATCATGCCGCGCGGCATCATGGGCGCACCGACCGAGGAGCCGACGGCGGACAATCTGAAACTCACGGCGATAGACTTCTACCATCGGTACAAGGAGGACATCGCCCTCTTTGCCGAAATGGGGTTCAAGGTCTTTCGCACATCGATTGCGTGGAGCCGCATCTACCCGAACGGGGACGATGCCGAGCCGAACGAGGCGGGCTTGCAGTTCTACGACGACCTCTTTGACGAGTGCCGGAAATACGGCATCGAGCCGCTCGTGACGATCTCGCACTACGAGACACCGCTCCACCTCGCGAAGGCATACAACGGCTGGATGAGTCACGACCTCATCGGCTTCTACGAGCGCTATGTGCGGACGATCTTCACGCGCTATCGGGGCAAGGTGAAATACTGGCTGACGTTCAACGAGATTAACTCCGTGCTGCACGAGCCGCTGCTCTCGGGCGGGATACTGACGCCGAAGGATGAACTGAGTCTCCAAGACCTCTATCAGGCGTGTCATCATGAGTTCGTCGCCTCGGCGCTCGCGACGAGGATCGGGCATGAGATCATCCCAGAGGCGCAGATCGGCTGCATGATTCTCGCGATGCCGACGTATCCGCTGACCCCCGCCCCCGAGGACATGATCGCCGTCATGCGCGCGGAGCATTTTAACGATTTCTTCGGCGATATGCACGTACGCGGCATTTACCCCGGCTATATGAAACGCTACTTCCGCGAGAACGGCATCGAGATTCGCGCGACGGAGGAGGAGCTGCAGCTGCTGCGTGAGCATACGGTGGACTTCGTCTCGTTCAGCTACTACGTCAGCATCTGCGAGGGCGCGGGCGGTACGGCGGGTGGCGGAAACCTCCTCGGCGGGAAGAAGAATCCGTATCTCAAGGCGAGTGAGTGGGGGTGGCAGATCGACCCGCAGGGACTGCGCCTTGTGCTGAACCGATACTATGACCGCTGGCAGAAGCCGCTCTTTATTGTCGAGAACGGACTGGGCGCAAAGGACGAGCTCGTCGCGGACGGCGCGGGCGGCATGACAGTGGAGGACGACTATCGCATCTCCTATCTGAACGATCATCTCGTGCAGGTGGAGGAGGCGATCGCCGACGGCGTGCCCGTCATGGGCTATACGACGTGGGGCTGCATCGACCTCGTGAGCGCGTCGACGGCGCAGATGTCAAAACGGTACGGTTTTATCTATGTGGACCGAAATGACGACGGGACGGGCACACTCGCGCGATACCGCAAGAAGTCGTTCGCGTGGTATCGGGAAGTCATTGCGACGAATGGGGAGAGTCTGCGGCGGTAA
- a CDS encoding YDG domain-containing protein, producing MKASSNAHLRRTLLCALVAGSIAAPFAAPHAYALPIEGAHAETNAGEANISTGGAVMDIAGKTEHNVLRWEDFSVDSGEKVRFDGGAQTRDYLNLVTGEGASNIYGTIEGGRNVYLVNPHGILFAKGSEVNTGALYLSTANVDAVASAAGTSWGGNSPLSAGTQYGNVLNLGTVKASKLYIEGKNVKVLNTDDIQNTDGTALTGTNVKIRSAETPHIGYDVGNRATANFNEGGGSMWRTFYNYKYPNTAKSASGRGWDVANLGGTAHTDYDYMRVHTVYDLQNINAKRDGRYILAGDIDATATTHWNSGAGFAPLGDVGNKFTGRLDGAGHTLRGLYINRQNTYSIGLFGYADGARIENLSLVDGYVEGDEAVGGIVGYADGTEIRNVSYAGSVVGNQKVGGIAGDVSGGSIQNAWNAGTVSVRSQFLAGGIVGRAMNNAVIQNVCNTGAITGSKLVGGIVGAIDDSTLQHAWNTGTVTGNQKVGGIVGQALGGSIRHAVWKSGSAGQAVGESNNGADVTTDVKVAPEAQMKLAATYTDWKDANGNAIVATEGGKGTPWRIYEGHTMPLLTALMKGTKRLEKVYDGNVFATTDPHITLVHPGKDVGTYDAYSDQFGYDLIGGATIKSRVLTMSGVAAQSKTYDGTTAADISKFHATLNNVVSGEESLVTATATGATYNSKDVATANTVNYTGVALGGTGAGNYTLAASTAQGAGSITAKQLNLALTGGARFDKTYDGTANVTQTLTKGTNYSLTGFIGTEGDHLALASATGTYAAGKDAAVNKGVTFDGLTLTGTGAGNYTLDKTTLTGTGTITPKQLNLALMGGARFDKTYDGNANVTQTLTKGTNYTLTNFADGEGADIALAPVTGTYTDKNAGTGKAVTFGGLTLTGTGAGNYRLNTATLTGTGTIAHRDLTLTADARSIVQGEALPSFTGRAEGFADGEDERVFGADGITFGTTLTNTDTPGSYGITGRIGSTSDGVLGNYRIGQAAGNANAFTIYAADLPGGILASLVQDAAPRFDMGFGQEVYVFGLPRPVPTATLGIYRFAAARDISIEGARLD from the coding sequence ATGAAAGCCTCATCAAATGCACATCTGCGCCGCACGCTCCTCTGTGCGCTCGTTGCGGGGAGTATCGCCGCGCCGTTTGCCGCGCCGCACGCGTACGCGCTGCCCATCGAGGGCGCACACGCCGAGACGAATGCGGGGGAGGCGAATATCTCCACGGGCGGCGCAGTTATGGACATCGCGGGCAAGACCGAGCACAACGTGCTCCGATGGGAGGACTTCTCCGTCGACTCGGGCGAGAAGGTACGCTTCGACGGCGGCGCACAGACGCGCGACTATCTGAACCTCGTCACGGGCGAGGGCGCGTCGAACATCTACGGCACGATCGAGGGCGGCAGGAACGTCTATCTCGTGAACCCGCACGGCATCCTCTTCGCCAAAGGCTCTGAGGTCAATACGGGCGCACTCTACCTCTCGACGGCGAATGTCGACGCTGTTGCAAGCGCGGCTGGTACATCATGGGGGGGTAATAGTCCACTCTCAGCGGGCACACAGTACGGCAACGTGCTGAACCTCGGTACGGTAAAGGCGAGCAAACTCTACATCGAGGGCAAGAACGTCAAAGTCCTCAATACGGATGACATACAGAACACAGACGGTACGGCACTCACGGGGACGAACGTCAAGATCCGCAGCGCCGAGACCCCGCATATCGGCTACGATGTCGGCAATCGAGCGACGGCAAACTTCAACGAGGGCGGCGGCTCTATGTGGCGTACCTTCTATAACTATAAGTATCCGAACACCGCAAAATCTGCAAGTGGGCGCGGATGGGATGTAGCGAACCTCGGCGGCACGGCGCATACGGACTATGACTATATGCGCGTGCATACCGTCTACGACTTGCAGAATATCAATGCGAAACGGGACGGCAGATACATCCTCGCCGGCGACATCGACGCGACGGCGACAACGCATTGGAACAGCGGCGCGGGCTTCGCGCCGCTTGGAGATGTGGGCAACAAATTTACGGGACGATTGGACGGCGCGGGACACACGCTGCGGGGGCTGTATATCAATCGCCAGAATACTTACAGTATTGGTCTGTTTGGCTATGCCGACGGGGCACGCATTGAGAATCTCTCCCTTGTGGACGGCTATGTCGAGGGGGACGAGGCGGTCGGCGGCATTGTGGGATATGCAGACGGCACTGAGATTCGGAACGTCTCATACGCCGGCAGTGTCGTTGGGAATCAGAAGGTCGGCGGCATTGCGGGAGATGTATCGGGCGGCAGTATTCAGAATGCATGGAATGCGGGCACGGTCAGCGTGAGGAGTCAGTTCCTTGCCGGCGGCATTGTGGGGAGAGCAATGAACAACGCTGTGATTCAGAATGTCTGCAATACGGGCGCTATCACAGGGAGTAAGCTGGTCGGCGGCATTGTGGGGGCGATAGATGACAGTACCCTTCAGCATGCATGGAATACGGGGACGGTCACAGGGAATCAGAAGGTCGGCGGCATTGTGGGGCAGGCGCTCGGCGGCAGCATTCGCCACGCCGTATGGAAGTCGGGCAGCGCAGGGCAGGCGGTCGGCGAATCGAACAATGGGGCTGACGTGACGACGGATGTCAAGGTCGCTCCCGAGGCACAGATGAAGTTGGCGGCGACATACACGGATTGGAAGGACGCGAACGGCAATGCCATCGTTGCGACCGAGGGCGGCAAGGGTACGCCGTGGCGCATCTACGAGGGACATACCATGCCGCTGCTCACGGCTCTGATGAAGGGCACGAAGCGCCTTGAGAAAGTCTACGACGGCAATGTCTTTGCGACAACAGACCCGCACATCACCCTCGTCCATCCGGGGAAGGATGTCGGCACATACGATGCCTACAGTGACCAGTTCGGCTATGACCTCATCGGCGGCGCGACCATCAAGTCGCGTGTGCTGACCATGAGCGGCGTCGCGGCACAGAGCAAGACCTACGACGGCACGACTGCCGCAGACATATCGAAGTTCCATGCGACGCTGAATAATGTCGTGAGCGGCGAGGAGAGCCTTGTCACGGCGACCGCCACGGGTGCGACGTACAACAGCAAGGATGTTGCGACGGCAAATACGGTCAACTACACAGGCGTCGCACTCGGAGGTACGGGCGCGGGGAACTACACACTCGCGGCGAGTACCGCGCAGGGAGCGGGCAGTATCACAGCGAAGCAGCTGAATCTCGCGCTCACGGGCGGCGCACGCTTTGACAAGACCTACGATGGCACGGCGAACGTTACGCAGACACTCACAAAGGGAACGAACTATAGCCTCACGGGCTTTATCGGCACGGAGGGCGACCATCTCGCACTTGCGTCCGCCACGGGCACGTATGCGGCGGGCAAAGACGCCGCTGTGAACAAGGGCGTGACCTTTGACGGGCTGACGCTCACAGGCACGGGTGCGGGCAACTACACACTGGATAAGACCACGCTCACGGGCACGGGCACGATTACGCCAAAGCAGCTGAATCTTGCACTCATGGGTGGCGCACGCTTTGACAAGACGTATGACGGGAATGCGAATGTCACGCAGACGCTCACGAAGGGGACGAACTACACCCTCACGAATTTTGCAGACGGTGAGGGCGCAGACATCGCACTCGCACCTGTCACAGGTACATACACGGACAAGAACGCGGGCACGGGCAAAGCTGTGACCTTTGGCGGGCTGACGCTCACGGGCACGGGCGCGGGGAACTATCGTCTGAATACGGCAACGCTCACGGGCACAGGCACAATCGCGCACCGCGATCTCACGCTCACCGCCGACGCGCGGAGCATTGTGCAGGGCGAGGCGCTGCCCTCCTTTACGGGGCGTGCGGAGGGCTTCGCGGACGGCGAGGACGAGCGCGTATTCGGTGCGGACGGCATCACATTTGGCACGACGCTGACGAATACCGACACGCCGGGAAGTTACGGAATTACGGGGCGCATTGGCAGCACGAGCGACGGCGTGCTCGGCAACTACCGCATTGGGCAGGCGGCGGGCAACGCGAACGCCTTCACCATCTACGCCGCAGACCTGCCGGGCGGTATACTCGCCTCACTCGTACAGGATGCCGCGCCGCGCTTTGATATGGGCTTCGGGCAGGAGGTCTATGTATTTGGCTTGCCGCGTCCCGTCCCGACGGCAACGCTCGGCATCTATCGCTTTGCGGCGGCACGCGATATTAGCATCGAGGGAGCGCGCCTCGACTGA